Part of the Oryzias melastigma strain HK-1 linkage group LG11, ASM292280v2, whole genome shotgun sequence genome, AAAGCTGGACGACAATTCGATCAAGCTCCAGATCTCACCAATACCTAGATCCCCCAAATGCCAAACATCCTGGGAGGACGAGGAGGTAAGTGAAGCCCGATCATCCTCCAAAAGAACTAAATTCTCACAAGATCAATCATCCTGAATaccaaaattattttactttaacttgCAAGATTCTATCTTTTACATCaactgttctgtttttcagCGCACTGTGATTGTggacataaaatcaaattataacAAAAGCATTGTTAAGACGGCACAGAATGACTCAGTGGAGCTTCATGTTTGTAAAGACTTCCTGCTCTACAAGGTGAAATGTTGGGGGGTGAGtacttttatataaaatatacttGATATAGTTTGAACAAGGGAGATCCGTTATTGAATAACAGGAAGCAGCTCTTCAGGTTATAGCCGTTTTCAGCTCTAACTTCacctctgtttttttcaaaaatagatatATGGAAGAGATCTGACTGCTGTCTGTGAAGGTGAGTGCTGCAGGATCTGTTTCTTTCACAAACTTAATGTCATCTTGACTTGTTCCCCTTCCTTTTAGTCAACTGCACCCGTTTGATGGCAGAGGATTCTCCTCCAGAAGACAGTAAGTTTCTTGTCAAAACTCTCTTTTTTTGGGAAATTACATCAAATGGATCCTGGAACATGGCAGGATTATGTTTGAACAGAAGCATATTCAGGAATTATTAAGgctgttgattaaaaaaaaaaaactcaagtagaaacaggaagtttaaaGTAGAGTTTCATTgaggttgtttttatgttgtttccttttgtttggACAGATGGTTTTCCCACAGGGGGAACTGTTGGCATCACTCTTGCAATAATCGTCATCCTTGCACTCATCTTCATCCTTGTACTCATCATCATCCTTAGGATAAAAACATTTCCGAATCAGGTAGTTGTTTCAAGTATTGTTTCAGTTTTCATGCTGTGCCCCCTCTCATTTATTCTCTCTTCTAATCACTTCCTATTGATTCTCTCAGTCTGTTCAGACGATTGATCTGATGTTGGAGGATAGAGATCTCTGTTcaacagtttttgtgcttgaatTGTTGGTTCTACAGGACTGCTGTGGATTCACGTTTCACAACAATCGCAGATCCCAGACCAAGGGACTCCAGTCTTCACTGTCTCAGACCCAGAGTGAAGCAGACGCCATCATGGACAaccttaaaaatgaacaagtctCCACAGACGCCTCTCCGTTTCTGTAGGTTattcaaacaaaactgaaaaccagTTTTTATTGCAAAGACACGGGATTGTCactttttagaacaaaaatcaagaatgaaaataatttctgcaaaaatatgaatcaaagttgttgtttttgtagagCCCTGAACCTGAATTTACAGAAAATGATTCAACCTGTGAATTTTCCTAATTAACAGAAAACTCAGGTTTTAGTGTAAAGTTAAGACAAACTTCCTCTGAGTTTTTAGTTCAGATTTCCTGCTGTCAGAGGTTCCTCAAAACAGTTAGAGCTTCAGTCCTGAGTTGATGTTGCAGAATCTCTGGAACATTTTGTTTCGGTTCATCTCCTGAACATTTATCTGTTCTGTTTCCTCAGACCTGAAAGAGCAGATCCTGAAGATCCTGAAGATGTCAAGCCGACTCCTCTCTCTGCTTGTAACAGAGAACCAAGAAGTGCCTGAACTCctgcctgcagctcctgcaCTGCAGTAACTGTCTTCTGTCTGCTCATTCAGAACGGTGCTTCCACAGATGGATCAGAACTGAGCTCAACACTCCTAACCTCAGGTCTTTAAACAGATGCCAGTGCAATACAGAGTTGATTTTTAAGACTCtaaagaacatgttacaaaccCCCAAAACACTGTTACTGTTtgaagagtaatcctctaaaaacctgcactatctgcagcagcccctcctatACCCACAAAAAccagcggttggaaacgtgctgatgtaagatcgatgccaacagctccctccaggaagagtctgtgctgcaagcgcCGCCCCAGACTAGCACAACACTCAGTTTATCCCCTTATCCAgagatgatcagcaaaaaaaactttcattttagatgcagaatatcgtacatcttccagttgtgtcctgtcttcaataaattccagctcaaacaggagtTTGTTATACTTTATACATGGTGCTCCTTTTCACTGATAAACCTGTATAtgttataaatttaaaataaatgtattttctaaagtttgattttattgtgaattctttttatgttcttgcatcatttagctgtttatttgctaaactgaaacaaagatgaaatattcatttatttattgccaatgtaaaaaataccttatttttgttattattattggtggtggtggaggaagATGATAACAATTGACTACATAATTAGTCATTTAAGTTCTGTCATTTCTGCTcagatttttaacatgctaaacaactaagcaaaacaaagttgatttattgtctGAAATTCTGCACAAATGtcctttaaatttgtgtttttaattcatagttagtcaaataagtctccaaatgttgttttattttggtaaattacactaaagtggttaaagctTTACAATTTAGAGTTATGTGTTTTGTACCTCACATCTTACAGAATAGcaataaaaagctcagtttattccaaacatattttttaataaatagattctactaaaTTGTTTATAATTgagagtaaaagagaaaaaaaatggtggcaAACCAAAAtcataatgataaaaaacacaatattttaccttttttaaccagggtggattttattttgaaaggaactagtgtgtgctgctgtcaaaagtaaaagaagttacaaCTATTATATTAATGCTGTTGTAATGATtgtaatatttcagttacatttataaatcaatgtttaattgacaaaaaagcatACAATTTGTTTTAACTATAAAgagtttatatttatataattcaCCAAATAAACATGAGATTTTGAGTCAGAGTTGGAAAACTTTTAAACCTGAGGGATGAATATTAAGAACCACAGATGCTATCTCTATGAAGTGATTTAATCAAAACTAtttcttcatatatttttaaaaacaaaactattttccatattttattacattagacttaaaaagaagtcaaaccttttttaaatattcatgggtcagatattctaatttttttaacacgtttatACATTTAACAACTAAAACCCATTTTGTCTTCAAATAGCTTTGATGGTTTTGAGttgaaaaacaactttctgctctaaaaagtttcaaactaaAATCTCAAGGAAAAACGAAAACTTCCtaccaaaaaactgaaaataaatcattggCAATATAACGTTAAGAAATGATAGATTGTCTTGGTGAGTCTGAGTGGATTGTAGCCTCAGTTCACCTGACAGGAGTGTCTCCCAGTGTTCTTCTGCTGTAGTCCATGTGCCTTAAGGTTGGGCGAGTTGTGCATTCAGAGATTTTCTTCTGCGGATGTCAGTTGTAACTCGTAGTTATTTTAGCTGCtattgtctttctatcagctggaaccagtctggttgATCTCCTCTGACATCAATGAGGCATGTCCACCCACAGAACTTTAACTTCAATCCTCtatgatgctcagtttgaactgcagcagaccGTCTTGACCACCTCTACACGCCTAAATACATTGAGTTGCTGTCATGTGActggctgattagaaatgtacattaacgagcagttggacaggcgTGACTAATAAAGTGAgtgtattttgtatgttttcttgGTGATCGTCTGGGTTTTCTCTGGACACTTCGGCTTCTTCCTACagtcaaaaacatttagttgGTGTCTCTAAATTCTCCCAAAGCTGCTGACTCGCTACCTGCAGATCATAAAACATATTGTGGACACACCTAAGTAAAAATATCCGACGGATGTCTGTCATTTAAAGTAAACCCCGGGGCGTATACACCGCCAGCGTCATGgcttaaaaacagctttaaaacagctttttgacAACATCTTCAGCAGAGAGTTACTAAGGTCTGTGATTCTTCCAAAGGTGTTGCTCCGTTTTTCTTATTCTGTTTTGTTGAATAAAGAGAGTTGCATTCCTGCTATCAGTCGTGAGAACTCGTGGTTAGAATGCTTTCTTAGCAGATTCTGCAGGTTGTGGTGTTTCCTCAAGAGGCCAGACCAGTTTTGTTTGGAGGGGAATTCCAGAGGGAATCCCCAAGAGAATACCAAAGGGAATCCCTTCACAATCTGTCAATCAGAT contains:
- the LOC112136627 gene encoding uncharacterized protein LOC112136627, which translates into the protein MADSAAEQWQKRGVSRAGPEGWIGLVSETYGSQTEAELTLAHPLSLPLRNHPPAGTNVNRVSPVRISVFSALEAAAIPTLTCNATKLDDNSIKLQISPIPRSPKCQTSWEDEERTVIVDIKSNYNKSIVKTAQNDSVELHVCKDFLLYKVKCWGIYGRDLTAVCEVNCTRLMAEDSPPEDNGFPTGGTVGITLAIIVILALIFILVLIIILRIKTFPNQDCCGFTFHNNRRSQTKGLQSSLSQTQSEADAIMDNLKNEQVSTDASPFLPERADPEDPEDVKPTPLSACNREPRSA